One stretch of Niallia sp. XMNu-256 DNA includes these proteins:
- a CDS encoding DNA/RNA helicase domain-containing protein → METKYKIGNLLQLTEGQFIRDLYWHTERKQYTRFEECPEEDQKKILSWVDSLRFLKKYFTEANLALIHDVDIYFEYQIFDSTWIDAVILTKNKYMILEFKSGQDPREETLKRHRIQVNGYYNKVTLCNKNIWEEAQRSPEFKVQKYLIYTNPVMAGRNEKLDYIKVADEFRDVVKEINGPAREDQVKKWLKFNEKLDLTTVGVMKDILKRELLQQMYVDTENVATCSQIIDELAEDTKRNNLNLIFIKGAPGTGKTGTGFALLEKYLDQGAKYVTGNGNLAGIFKQMIRKERIGGAEAAAVGSLHNIYDLKYFCRRYRDGDQRVQEPSIHNDLLIIDEAQRMWNPLQMAIDKRANHPREYIDYIIERDVSEVYIILHSLVVSMIQKKKSKTIVFLMGSGQEIYLGEEDGEETIIKAIIQLCDVIHRGSRDIQVNVFVPDQEMAIQLGGDTVNLKINHSLKLKENKRNHYSPEALPFVEALLDGNKTRAKSLARNLKDAYYLFNDFNSSKSSLDSVEDLFSKGFIMCSFDARYSNGISSYQINGEVIREISNQNLYDFYIKQNSNQLKSFAGQFNCQGLELDYPILIWGIY, encoded by the coding sequence ATGGAAACAAAATATAAGATTGGAAACCTTTTGCAATTAACGGAAGGGCAATTTATTCGCGACCTCTATTGGCATACAGAGCGTAAACAATATACTAGATTTGAAGAGTGCCCAGAAGAAGATCAAAAAAAGATTCTATCATGGGTGGATAGTTTACGATTTTTGAAAAAATATTTCACTGAAGCCAATTTGGCTCTTATTCATGATGTCGACATTTATTTCGAATATCAAATTTTTGATTCAACCTGGATAGATGCTGTGATTCTCACAAAAAACAAATACATGATTTTAGAATTCAAAAGTGGTCAGGATCCTCGCGAGGAAACACTAAAGAGACATCGAATTCAAGTCAACGGATATTATAACAAAGTCACTTTGTGTAATAAAAATATTTGGGAAGAAGCGCAAAGAAGTCCTGAGTTCAAGGTTCAAAAATATCTCATTTATACTAATCCAGTCATGGCTGGAAGAAATGAAAAACTAGATTATATAAAAGTGGCCGATGAGTTTAGGGATGTCGTTAAGGAAATAAATGGTCCAGCAAGAGAAGATCAAGTAAAAAAATGGCTTAAATTTAATGAGAAACTAGATCTGACAACAGTCGGGGTTATGAAGGATATTTTAAAGAGGGAACTTCTACAGCAAATGTACGTGGATACAGAAAATGTTGCCACTTGCTCGCAAATCATTGATGAGTTAGCGGAAGATACAAAAAGGAATAATCTTAACTTAATATTTATTAAAGGTGCTCCAGGTACAGGGAAAACGGGAACAGGTTTTGCGCTTCTTGAAAAATATTTAGATCAGGGAGCCAAATATGTAACAGGCAATGGAAACTTAGCGGGAATTTTTAAACAGATGATTCGAAAAGAAAGAATTGGTGGCGCTGAGGCAGCTGCGGTCGGTTCTCTACATAATATCTATGATCTTAAGTATTTCTGTAGAAGGTATCGAGATGGTGATCAAAGGGTCCAAGAACCCAGCATTCACAATGATCTATTAATCATCGACGAAGCCCAAAGAATGTGGAATCCATTGCAAATGGCTATTGATAAAAGGGCCAATCATCCGAGAGAATATATCGATTATATCATTGAACGGGATGTCTCTGAGGTTTACATCATTTTACATAGTTTAGTTGTTTCCATGATACAAAAAAAGAAGAGTAAAACGATTGTATTTCTCATGGGATCAGGTCAAGAAATTTATTTAGGGGAAGAAGATGGCGAGGAAACTATTATTAAAGCGATTATCCAGCTTTGTGATGTCATTCATAGAGGAAGTCGAGATATCCAGGTGAATGTGTTTGTTCCAGATCAAGAAATGGCTATTCAACTAGGCGGGGATACCGTAAATCTTAAAATTAATCATTCCTTAAAACTAAAGGAAAATAAAAGAAACCATTACAGTCCAGAAGCATTGCCGTTTGTAGAAGCCTTATTGGATGGAAATAAAACACGGGCTAAAAGTCTTGCTAGAAATTTGAAAGATGCTTATTATCTCTTCAATGATTTTAATTCATCAAAGTCATCCCTTGATTCGGTTGAGGACCTTTTTTCTAAAGGATTCATAATGTGTAGCTTTGATGCCAGATATAGCAACGGCATTAGTAGTTATCAAATAAATGGTGAGGTTATCCGGGAAATTTCTAATCAAAATCTTTATGATTTTTATATTAAACAAAATAGCAATCAATTAAAGTCGTTTGCGGGTCAATTTAACTGTCAAGGGTTGGAACTGGATTATCCCATCCTTATTTGGGGAATCTATTAA